Proteins found in one Deltaproteobacteria bacterium genomic segment:
- a CDS encoding PTS sugar transporter subunit IIA, with protein MEIREDRGFAGNAADGSFLTSILKKAAIIPELRTASKGEVLKELVDALYLTVPNIDPHRLVKLLKEREELGSTGVGSGVAIPHAKYPDLENIVAAFGKSSSGIAFDAQDGQPVHLFFALVAPEHAAGLHLKVLAKLSRLLKEESFRQRLLAADDPESIYSIILEKDD; from the coding sequence ATGGAAATACGTGAGGATCGCGGCTTTGCGGGCAACGCGGCAGATGGGTCGTTTTTAACCAGTATCTTAAAAAAAGCGGCCATCATCCCTGAGTTGCGTACCGCCAGCAAAGGTGAGGTCTTAAAAGAGTTGGTCGATGCGCTTTATTTAACTGTGCCTAATATTGACCCCCATCGCTTGGTCAAACTCCTCAAAGAAAGAGAAGAATTAGGCAGCACTGGAGTAGGGAGCGGCGTCGCCATCCCCCATGCCAAATACCCCGATCTTGAAAATATTGTCGCAGCCTTTGGTAAAAGTTCATCGGGTATAGCCTTTGATGCCCAAGATGGGCAGCCCGTTCACCTATTTTTTGCTTTAGTCGCCCCAGAGCACGCTGCGGGTCTTCATTTGAAGGTCTTGGCCAAATTATCGCGCTTACTCAAAGAAGAGTCTTTTAGGCAACGCCTGCTAGCCGCTGACGACCCAGAATCGATCTATTCAATCATCCTTGAAAAGGATGATTGA
- the hprK gene encoding HPr(Ser) kinase/phosphatase, protein MISIQVSELLKDSSYNLNLEILSGRKGLDKKITIPRIQKPGLALTGDTSNLHAGRIQVIGKSEVNYLNNLSDNKLTTVVKKICEIDLACFVVTRGNQPPNILLDECETKNIPIFTTNLITSTFINRVSKFLEYKLTATTSLHGVLLDVFGVGVLIIGKSGIGKSECALDLILRGHRLVADDIVQIKKRPPATLSGMGTELIKHHMEIRGLGIINIKDLFGVAAIRDAKVIEIVVELIEWGGHEEYDRLGIDDKYYSILDVKIPYIRIPVRPGRNITTIVEVAARNHLLKLRGHFSAKEFQDTLNTELIRQEEAHKAKLDAVE, encoded by the coding sequence ATGATTTCAATCCAAGTGTCTGAATTACTTAAAGATTCTTCTTATAACCTCAATCTTGAGATTCTAAGCGGGCGTAAAGGGCTCGATAAAAAGATCACGATCCCTCGTATCCAAAAACCAGGCTTAGCCCTAACCGGTGATACCTCGAACCTTCATGCCGGGCGCATTCAAGTCATTGGCAAGTCGGAGGTCAATTATTTAAATAACCTCTCAGACAATAAACTAACGACCGTCGTAAAAAAGATTTGTGAAATTGATCTGGCTTGTTTTGTGGTCACTCGAGGTAACCAACCTCCCAATATTTTATTAGACGAATGCGAAACCAAAAATATCCCTATTTTCACGACTAATTTAATCACCAGCACCTTTATCAACCGAGTTTCTAAATTTCTAGAATACAAGTTAACCGCCACCACTTCACTTCATGGCGTGCTCTTAGATGTCTTTGGGGTCGGTGTTCTCATTATTGGCAAGAGCGGAATTGGTAAAAGCGAATGTGCCCTAGATTTAATTTTGCGAGGGCATCGCTTAGTAGCCGATGATATTGTGCAAATTAAAAAACGCCCTCCGGCCACACTTTCGGGGATGGGAACCGAACTCATTAAGCATCATATGGAAATTAGAGGCTTGGGGATTATCAACATCAAAGACCTATTTGGGGTCGCCGCCATCCGCGATGCTAAAGTTATTGAAATTGTCGTTGAACTGATCGAGTGGGGTGGCCATGAAGAATACGACCGTTTAGGCATTGACGATAAATATTATTCGATTCTCGATGTTAAGATTCCTTATATTCGCATCCCGGTACGGCCTGGTAGAAACATTACCACCATTGTAGAAGTGGCCGCTCGAAACCATTTACTTAAATTGCGAGGGCATTTTTCAGCCAAAGAATTTCAAGACACCCTCAATACCGAATTAATCCGACAAGAAGAAGCCCATAAAGCCAAACTTGATGCCGTGGAATAA
- the rapZ gene encoding RNase adapter RapZ, with product MPWNKAQKQFFLVSGLSGSGKTTALKALEDLGFFCIDNLPIHLLKNDHPFEQWLSGSLHTALGMDIRDPGFIKEYPELITELQKKISQIKILFLDCAEATLLRRFSESRRPHPLGRNIPLIQAIKQERKKLNLLKLKADYVLDTSHLNVHQLKNEIHKLLGRFLPMPACTLTLTSFAYKRSIPLQSDWVVDVRFLKNPFFHPKLSKLTGKDKRVQNFIFRQKETKIFMKNLAHFLNYILIQNKKEGKAYINIAIGCTGGQHRSVAMVERLPQLLKIKDFSVFTFHRDLIE from the coding sequence ATGCCGTGGAATAAAGCCCAAAAACAATTTTTTTTGGTATCGGGTCTTTCTGGCTCAGGGAAAACCACTGCTTTAAAGGCTTTAGAAGATTTGGGCTTTTTCTGTATCGACAATCTACCTATTCATCTCTTAAAAAATGACCACCCCTTTGAACAATGGCTAAGCGGTAGTTTACACACCGCACTTGGCATGGATATAAGAGACCCCGGGTTTATCAAAGAATACCCTGAGCTCATCACAGAACTACAAAAAAAAATCTCTCAAATCAAAATCCTATTTCTGGATTGTGCCGAGGCAACCTTACTTCGAAGATTTTCTGAAAGTCGAAGACCGCATCCTTTAGGGCGTAATATCCCTTTAATTCAAGCCATTAAACAGGAACGAAAAAAATTAAACCTACTTAAATTAAAAGCCGACTATGTTTTAGATACCTCTCATCTAAATGTTCACCAACTCAAAAATGAGATCCATAAACTATTAGGCCGCTTTCTACCCATGCCCGCTTGTACTTTAACACTAACTTCTTTCGCCTACAAAAGGAGTATACCTTTGCAATCCGATTGGGTCGTGGATGTTCGGTTTTTAAAGAATCCCTTTTTCCACCCAAAATTATCTAAACTAACGGGAAAAGACAAACGGGTCCAAAATTTCATTTTTCGACAAAAAGAAACAAAAATTTTTATGAAAAATTTGGCTCATTTTTTAAATTATATCTTGATTCAGAATAAAAAAGAGGGGAAAGCCTATATTAATATCGCTATTGGTTGTACCGGGGGCCAACACCGTTCCGTAGCCATGGTGGAGAGGCTACCCCAACTCCTGAAGATAAAAGATTTTTCCGTGTTTACTTTTCACCGTGATTTAATAGAATGA
- a CDS encoding PTS fructose transporter subunit IIA yields MSIGIVIITHGNIGREMTKVVETITNEKSGFVCVSVDHNSPLEFISKNIHAAIEQVKTTEGVLVLTDIFGATPCNECVPLLSNKNIQIVAGVNLPMLMKIATHMLPSNLLEAAHFIQNYGKNNILDVRDLCQKAGK; encoded by the coding sequence ATGAGCATCGGTATCGTCATTATAACCCACGGCAACATTGGTCGAGAAATGACCAAAGTCGTAGAAACTATCACCAATGAAAAATCGGGGTTTGTTTGCGTAAGTGTCGATCACAATTCCCCCTTAGAATTCATCAGCAAAAATATTCATGCTGCTATTGAACAAGTCAAAACCACTGAGGGCGTATTGGTTTTGACCGACATCTTTGGTGCTACCCCTTGCAACGAATGTGTCCCTCTGCTTTCCAACAAAAATATTCAAATTGTTGCTGGGGTTAATTTGCCCATGCTCATGAAAATCGCCACTCACATGCTACCCTCTAATCTCTTAGAGGCTGCACACTTTATTCAAAATTATGGTAAAAATAATATCCTCGACGTTCGGGATTTATGTCAAAAGGCGGGAAAGTGA
- a CDS encoding HPr family phosphocarrier protein has protein sequence MSKGGKVNWIKKELKIGNELGLHARAAAKLVKLANRFPCEIFIRKGESMANSKSIMGLLTLAAGKGSVINIEARGEEAELALTAIEDLINSKFGEV, from the coding sequence ATGTCAAAAGGCGGGAAAGTGAATTGGATTAAAAAAGAACTGAAAATTGGTAACGAACTTGGCCTCCATGCCCGAGCCGCCGCTAAGTTGGTAAAACTAGCGAATCGTTTCCCCTGTGAAATTTTCATTCGCAAGGGAGAAAGCATGGCCAATTCTAAAAGCATCATGGGGCTTTTAACCTTAGCTGCGGGTAAAGGCTCCGTCATTAACATCGAAGCCCGAGGGGAAGAAGCTGAACTTGCTTTAACCGCTATTGAAGATTTAATTAACTCTAAATTTGGAGAAGTGTAA
- the ptsP gene encoding phosphoenolpyruvate--protein phosphotransferase, with amino-acid sequence MGTAFVLEKKRINIPKYWINNREVENEIKRFNQALRKTKDEFNRIKDRICKFEGKDQISILDSYNMIVKDDMLVKDTLASIKKESINAEWALQKTLDQIKETFLKIDAEYFKERNSDVDYVGEQIIKHLVGHKEELFSEIPKDSLIVSHDISPAETAQLMKFKVKGFVTELGGKTSHTAIISRALEIPAIVGCPLAVVQIQTGNTLIVDGEKGIVIIDPTDKTKKDYELQMRKQVETERMLLKNIHLPAETKDHKKIRLSANIEILEELESIKEHGAEGIGLFRTEFTYLNRETLPDEEELFQQYKTVLKTMYPHYTTIRTFDMGGDKIPLNYEYNLDETNPALGLRAIRLCLKERTLFKTQLRAMLRASIYGKLKILIPMVSSLEELRATKAIIDKVKKDLTKKEIEFDPNIKLGIMIEIPSSVMIADLLAKEIDFFSVGTNDLIQYTLAIDRSNENVAYLYQPLHPSILRMLKMIVSAALKEQIEISVCGEMAGDPLCILILLGFGITELSMNALSIPKVKEIVRSVEYDTSRSLLERILELDSAEEIEKFVRKELAKILGPVYTKYISLS; translated from the coding sequence ATGGGGACAGCTTTTGTCTTAGAGAAAAAACGCATTAACATCCCCAAATATTGGATCAACAACCGAGAAGTTGAAAATGAGATTAAACGTTTTAATCAGGCTCTGCGGAAAACCAAAGACGAATTTAATCGCATCAAAGATCGCATTTGCAAATTTGAAGGCAAAGATCAGATTAGCATTCTTGATTCTTACAATATGATCGTCAAAGACGACATGTTGGTCAAAGACACCCTCGCTTCCATTAAAAAGGAAAGCATCAACGCAGAATGGGCCTTGCAAAAAACCTTAGACCAAATCAAAGAAACTTTTCTTAAAATCGATGCTGAATATTTTAAAGAACGTAACAGCGATGTCGACTATGTGGGCGAACAAATCATTAAACATTTAGTAGGGCACAAAGAAGAACTCTTTTCTGAAATCCCTAAAGATAGTTTGATTGTTTCCCATGACATTTCACCGGCTGAAACCGCTCAACTCATGAAATTTAAGGTCAAAGGTTTTGTAACCGAGTTGGGGGGCAAAACCTCTCACACCGCTATCATCTCGCGAGCCTTAGAAATCCCTGCCATTGTGGGTTGCCCGCTGGCCGTGGTGCAGATCCAAACGGGTAATACCCTGATTGTGGATGGCGAAAAGGGCATCGTGATTATTGACCCTACCGACAAGACCAAAAAAGATTACGAATTACAAATGCGTAAACAGGTTGAAACCGAACGCATGTTATTAAAAAATATTCATTTGCCGGCTGAAACCAAAGATCACAAAAAAATTCGCCTCTCCGCTAATATCGAAATTTTAGAAGAATTAGAATCAATTAAGGAACATGGCGCCGAAGGGATTGGGTTATTCCGCACAGAGTTCACTTATTTGAATCGTGAAACCTTGCCCGACGAAGAAGAATTATTTCAACAATATAAAACCGTGTTAAAAACCATGTATCCTCATTACACCACGATTCGTACTTTTGATATGGGCGGCGATAAAATCCCCCTTAATTACGAATATAACTTAGATGAAACCAATCCTGCCTTAGGTTTGCGGGCCATCCGGCTTTGCCTTAAAGAACGTACCCTCTTCAAAACCCAACTCAGAGCTATGCTGCGGGCCAGTATTTATGGAAAACTTAAAATCTTAATCCCCATGGTGAGCAGTCTTGAAGAATTACGGGCCACGAAAGCCATTATCGACAAAGTCAAAAAAGATCTTACTAAAAAAGAAATCGAATTCGATCCCAACATTAAACTTGGGATCATGATCGAAATCCCCTCCTCTGTGATGATTGCGGACTTACTAGCTAAAGAGATTGATTTTTTCAGTGTGGGCACCAATGACCTCATTCAATATACCTTGGCCATTGACCGCTCCAACGAAAATGTAGCCTACCTGTACCAACCCCTCCACCCCTCAATTTTACGAATGCTAAAGATGATTGTCTCTGCCGCCCTTAAAGAACAAATTGAGATAAGCGTATGTGGCGAAATGGCGGGTGACCCACTTTGCATTTTAATTCTGTTGGGGTTTGGTATCACCGAACTTTCTATGAACGCCCTCTCGATTCCCAAAGTTAAAGAGATCGTTCGTTCCGTGGAATATGATACAAGCCGCTCTCTTTTAGAGCGTATTTTAGAGTTAGATTCTGCTGAAGAAATAGAAAAATTTGTTCGAAAAGAACTCGCCAAAATACTAGGCCCTGTCTACACCAAATACATTTCTTTATCTTGA
- a CDS encoding methionine adenosyltransferase → MTGSHHFFTSESVTEGHPDKVADQISDAVLDNIFAQDPMARVACETLVTTGMAIVAGEITTEAYVHIPDIVRETIKQIGYNDSSMGFDYETCAVLTTIDRQSPDISIGVTEGQGLFKEQGAGDQGLMFGFACDETPELMPLTINLAHKLTQTLAKKRKDGTLPWLRPDGKSQVTVEFIDGKPHRIDTVVVSTQHAENVTHQEIYNGILEAIIKPTLPASLLDAKTKYYINPTGRFVVGGPKGDCGLTGRKIIVDTYGGYGSHGGGAFSGKDPSKVDRSASYLARYIAKNVVASGVTSSCEVQLAYAIGIADPVSLLIITDEHCEIPEEKIAAAVRELFPLKPAAIIKELNLRRPIYRKTAAYGHFGRNEPEFTWEKTDKAEALKKLIK, encoded by the coding sequence ATGACCGGCAGCCATCATTTTTTTACTTCAGAATCTGTAACCGAAGGCCACCCCGACAAAGTGGCCGATCAAATCTCTGATGCCGTGCTCGACAACATCTTTGCCCAAGACCCCATGGCTCGAGTTGCCTGTGAAACCCTGGTAACCACAGGCATGGCGATTGTTGCAGGCGAGATCACCACCGAAGCTTATGTTCACATCCCCGACATCGTTCGCGAAACTATCAAACAAATTGGTTACAATGATTCTTCGATGGGCTTTGATTATGAAACTTGCGCAGTATTAACCACCATTGACCGACAATCCCCTGATATTTCGATCGGCGTAACCGAAGGCCAAGGGCTTTTCAAAGAACAAGGGGCCGGGGATCAGGGCCTTATGTTTGGGTTTGCTTGTGATGAAACCCCTGAGTTAATGCCCTTGACCATTAACCTTGCTCACAAGTTGACTCAAACTCTCGCTAAAAAAAGAAAAGATGGCACCCTCCCTTGGTTAAGGCCTGATGGTAAATCCCAAGTAACCGTGGAGTTTATCGATGGCAAACCTCACCGCATCGATACCGTGGTTGTTTCTACCCAACATGCAGAAAATGTAACCCATCAAGAAATTTACAATGGAATACTTGAAGCCATTATTAAACCTACTCTGCCGGCCAGCCTTTTAGACGCTAAGACTAAATATTATATCAACCCCACCGGCCGATTTGTGGTGGGTGGCCCTAAGGGCGATTGTGGCTTAACCGGGCGAAAAATTATCGTCGACACTTACGGTGGCTATGGTTCGCATGGTGGTGGGGCCTTTAGTGGCAAAGACCCTTCAAAAGTCGATCGTTCCGCCTCTTATTTGGCCCGCTATATTGCAAAAAATGTTGTGGCTTCAGGGGTTACCAGCAGTTGCGAAGTTCAATTGGCCTACGCCATTGGTATTGCCGATCCTGTCAGTTTACTCATTATCACCGATGAACATTGTGAAATCCCTGAAGAAAAAATTGCGGCGGCCGTGCGCGAACTATTTCCCCTCAAGCCTGCAGCCATTATTAAAGAACTCAATTTAAGGCGCCCTATTTACCGTAAAACAGCCGCCTACGGTCATTTTGGTCGCAATGAACCTGAGTTTACTTGGGAAAAAACGGACAAAGCTGAGGCCTTAAAAAAACTAATTAAATAG
- a CDS encoding adenosylhomocysteinase, whose product MTATAKKLNPDYKVADLSLADWGRKEIILAEKEMPGLMSLREKYGKSKPLQGARITGCLHMTIQTAVLIETLIELGAKVRWSSCNIFSTQDHAAAAIAQTGIPVFAWKGESEEDYWWCVEQSIYFPEGGPNLLLDDGGDLTNFIHDKRPDLLKDIKGVSEETTTGVHHLYHRLAEGTLKIPAINVNDSVTKSKFDNLYGCRESLADGIKRATDIMMAGKVVVVAGYGDVGKGCAQSMRAFGAKVLITEVDPICALQAAMAGFDVTTMDEACKVGDIFVTATGCKDIIRLDHMKKMKDASIVCNIGHFDVEIQVAALNQLPGIKKVSVKPQVDQYTFPDGHCIILLAEGRLVNLGCATGHPSFVMSTSFTNQVLAQIELFTKKHPISVQVLPKKLDEEVARLHLEKLGVRLETLSADQAKYLGIAQEGPFKPEYYRY is encoded by the coding sequence ATGACTGCAACCGCAAAAAAATTAAACCCCGATTATAAAGTAGCTGATTTGAGCCTGGCTGACTGGGGTCGCAAAGAAATTATCTTAGCCGAAAAAGAAATGCCCGGGCTAATGTCCCTGCGGGAAAAATACGGAAAGTCAAAACCCCTGCAAGGCGCTCGTATTACGGGCTGCCTGCACATGACTATTCAAACTGCTGTGCTTATCGAAACCTTGATCGAACTGGGGGCTAAAGTTCGGTGGTCGAGTTGCAATATTTTTTCTACCCAAGATCATGCTGCGGCTGCCATTGCCCAAACCGGTATTCCTGTTTTTGCTTGGAAAGGCGAATCCGAAGAAGACTATTGGTGGTGTGTGGAACAGAGCATTTATTTTCCTGAGGGTGGCCCCAATTTACTGCTCGACGATGGGGGTGATTTAACCAACTTTATTCACGACAAACGACCCGACCTTTTAAAAGACATCAAAGGGGTCAGCGAAGAAACCACCACGGGGGTACATCATCTTTATCATCGTTTGGCCGAAGGTACTTTAAAAATTCCTGCCATTAACGTTAATGACTCGGTCACCAAATCTAAATTCGACAATCTTTATGGTTGTCGTGAATCGCTGGCCGATGGCATCAAACGAGCCACCGACATCATGATGGCTGGTAAAGTCGTTGTGGTTGCAGGTTACGGCGATGTAGGTAAGGGCTGTGCTCAATCCATGCGAGCCTTTGGCGCCAAAGTTTTGATCACCGAAGTTGACCCTATTTGTGCATTGCAAGCGGCGATGGCTGGCTTTGATGTTACCACCATGGACGAAGCTTGCAAGGTGGGCGATATTTTTGTGACCGCCACTGGCTGTAAAGACATCATCCGTTTAGACCATATGAAAAAAATGAAAGACGCGAGCATTGTTTGCAACATCGGTCATTTCGATGTGGAAATCCAAGTAGCAGCTTTAAATCAATTGCCAGGCATTAAAAAAGTTTCGGTTAAACCCCAAGTTGACCAATACACCTTCCCTGATGGCCATTGTATCATTTTGTTGGCCGAAGGGCGCCTGGTTAATTTAGGTTGCGCCACCGGCCACCCTTCTTTTGTGATGTCCACATCATTTACCAACCAAGTCTTGGCTCAAATCGAACTCTTTACTAAAAAACATCCCATTAGCGTGCAGGTATTGCCCAAAAAACTCGATGAAGAAGTGGCACGATTGCATTTAGAAAAATTGGGGGTTCGTCTAGAAACACTCAGTGCCGACCAAGCCAAATATCTTGGCATTGCTCAAGAAGGCCCCTTCAAACCTGAGTATTATCGCTACTAA
- a CDS encoding ATP-binding protein, with protein MKVRYLAEQIKRDLKQKMVFIAGPRQIGKTTLALSLLKKNEGYLSWDIPEQRERILKRQYPNAPLIVFDEIHKFRAWRNYLKGFYDDKKSRYQILVTGSAKLDYYRFGGDSLQGRYHLLRMHPLSSRELGIDNSEDLMALLDLSGFPEPYFGQSKEAAKRWSTEYRTRLVEEEITSLEAIRDVGSIELLMLRLPELVGSPLSINSLREDLQVNHYSVSKWIDILERNYVLFRLSPFGASKIRAVKKEQKHYHYDWSLVENLSYRFENMVACHLLKWVCFEQDAKGRELDLNYFRDVDKREVDFVITEKRTPIFFVECKWSDAAISPGLLYLKNKFPQVESWQISMVGNKDYLSRENIRVSPAIKFLKKLI; from the coding sequence ATGAAAGTCCGTTATCTCGCCGAGCAAATCAAAAGAGATTTAAAACAAAAAATGGTTTTTATCGCAGGCCCAAGGCAAATTGGTAAAACCACCCTCGCCTTATCTTTGTTAAAAAAAAATGAGGGTTACCTCAGTTGGGATATACCTGAACAACGAGAAAGGATTTTAAAAAGACAATATCCCAATGCCCCCTTAATTGTATTTGACGAAATTCATAAATTTCGCGCTTGGAGAAATTATCTTAAAGGATTTTATGATGATAAAAAAAGTCGCTATCAAATTCTAGTTACGGGTAGTGCAAAACTAGATTATTACCGTTTTGGTGGAGATTCCTTACAGGGGCGCTATCATTTATTACGTATGCATCCATTGAGTTCACGAGAGCTAGGAATCGACAATTCAGAAGACTTGATGGCATTGCTTGATTTGAGTGGTTTTCCGGAGCCCTATTTTGGTCAAAGCAAAGAAGCTGCCAAGCGTTGGTCTACTGAATATCGTACCCGACTGGTTGAAGAAGAAATAACCAGCCTAGAGGCCATCCGCGACGTTGGGAGCATTGAACTACTTATGCTGCGCTTACCTGAATTAGTTGGGTCTCCACTGTCGATTAATAGTTTAAGGGAAGATTTGCAGGTTAATCATTATTCCGTTTCTAAATGGATTGATATTTTAGAAAGAAATTATGTTTTATTTCGATTGTCTCCATTTGGAGCTTCAAAAATTAGAGCTGTTAAGAAGGAGCAGAAACACTACCATTATGATTGGTCTTTGGTAGAGAATCTTTCCTATCGCTTTGAAAATATGGTGGCTTGTCATTTGCTTAAGTGGGTTTGTTTTGAACAAGATGCAAAGGGGAGAGAACTTGACTTAAATTATTTTCGCGATGTCGACAAAAGAGAAGTTGATTTTGTCATCACCGAAAAAAGGACTCCCATTTTCTTTGTGGAATGCAAGTGGTCGGATGCTGCGATTAGCCCGGGGCTTCTTTATTTAAAAAATAAGTTTCCTCAAGTGGAATCTTGGCAAATCTCGATGGTTGGTAACAAAGACTACCTTTCTAGGGAAAATATTCGAGTGAGTCCAGCCATTAAATTTCTCAAGAAATTAATTTAG
- a CDS encoding M48 family metallopeptidase, with the protein MVRLRKLLIFLVIFLLPQGVPLEVSAKKSKEKAGKHLWDYKRQHKTSFSMEQEIKIGTHYLQEQIKIFRKKNIGVDLPKHAKLKNRINHIVRKIAKVSDMPDLPYEVHVFDMPKVVNAYCLPGGKIGVFSGLFDPQKGLVDINNDAQIAAILSHEISHATMRHATRQISSAMALNALGSIASIALGAGVGSSAQFAFDSLFSLSTNLIMPGYSRKHEKEADRVGFYYMSKAGYNPEAAVQIWEQAANRKDKHDKKNAFASHPSDGSRAKALKKWLPEAMQVYKKEITLP; encoded by the coding sequence ATGGTTAGGCTACGTAAGTTATTAATATTTTTGGTTATTTTCTTGCTTCCGCAGGGGGTTCCCCTTGAAGTTTCAGCTAAAAAATCTAAAGAAAAAGCCGGCAAGCATTTGTGGGATTACAAGCGTCAGCACAAAACTAGTTTTTCGATGGAACAAGAAATTAAAATTGGCACGCATTATTTACAAGAACAGATTAAAATTTTTCGCAAGAAAAATATCGGCGTGGATTTACCTAAACATGCCAAATTGAAAAATCGCATCAACCATATTGTTCGAAAAATTGCGAAAGTTTCGGATATGCCGGATTTGCCTTACGAAGTGCATGTGTTTGATATGCCCAAGGTGGTGAATGCCTATTGCCTGCCAGGGGGTAAGATTGGGGTGTTTTCGGGGCTCTTTGATCCTCAAAAAGGCTTGGTGGACATCAACAACGATGCACAAATTGCAGCGATCTTGTCCCATGAGATTTCTCATGCGACCATGCGCCATGCCACCCGCCAAATCTCGAGTGCTATGGCTTTGAACGCCCTTGGCTCTATTGCTTCGATTGCCCTGGGGGCGGGGGTTGGGTCATCGGCTCAATTTGCCTTTGATTCACTCTTTTCTTTAAGCACCAATCTCATCATGCCGGGCTACAGCCGCAAACATGAAAAAGAAGCCGATCGAGTGGGATTTTATTACATGAGTAAAGCAGGGTACAATCCCGAGGCGGCAGTGCAAATTTGGGAACAGGCCGCGAACCGCAAAGATAAACACGATAAAAAAAACGCCTTTGCTTCTCACCCTAGCGATGGGTCGCGGGCCAAGGCCTTAAAAAAGTGGCTGCCCGAGGCCATGCAGGTTTATAAAAAAGAGATAACGCTACCTTAA
- a CDS encoding GMC family oxidoreductase: MDSFHQFYDAIIVGSGISGSFIAADLTKAGLKCLLLEAGKFFNKYTYPRHEIDSNSQLYWGGGIEFNANATIGFLRPKVVGGGSIVNQALLDRFDNIALEAFRETSGIDFFSTENLKPWYEQAEQELCIQTIPEQFHNGNAKIFKTGFEKLGFQYAPLCRAQKNCRYEEGNDCIECLAGCPIDSKQSMPVTVLKKALSEELTLLDQCEVTQIVPRSEDVEVHALFKNNERHCFKGNRLILASGAIGNSKLLLRSGFKKSLPALGESFFTHPQYMVLALYAKPINAHKGPLQSVKSNDPGFRRKGFKLENVFAPPVAIAMLLPGIESHHQYYMKNITRLACIEVAVRDTHPGKIKLNRKGEVKIFKTLNGEDQRRRDAGLETIQNIFEATGAQEIIRGKMPIGLHLMGGCGIGSNAKTSVVNPDFQLHGHKNIFAADSSIFPNAPGINPSLTIMALSKLAATRIVRNP; encoded by the coding sequence ATGGATTCCTTTCATCAATTCTATGATGCGATTATTGTTGGTTCAGGAATTTCGGGTTCTTTTATTGCGGCTGACCTAACCAAAGCCGGATTAAAATGCTTATTATTAGAAGCGGGAAAATTTTTTAATAAATACACCTATCCTCGTCACGAAATTGATTCCAATTCTCAACTCTATTGGGGAGGGGGCATTGAATTTAATGCCAATGCTACGATTGGTTTTTTACGCCCCAAGGTGGTTGGTGGTGGATCGATTGTTAATCAGGCTTTGCTGGATCGCTTTGATAATATCGCCCTTGAAGCTTTTCGAGAAACTTCCGGAATCGATTTTTTCTCAACCGAAAATTTAAAGCCTTGGTACGAACAAGCCGAACAAGAATTATGTATCCAAACCATTCCTGAACAATTCCACAATGGCAATGCCAAAATTTTCAAAACCGGTTTTGAAAAATTAGGCTTTCAATACGCCCCCTTATGCCGAGCCCAAAAAAACTGCCGCTATGAAGAGGGCAATGATTGTATTGAATGCCTAGCCGGCTGCCCCATCGATAGCAAACAAAGCATGCCGGTCACGGTATTAAAAAAGGCCTTGAGCGAAGAATTGACCCTGTTAGATCAATGTGAGGTCACACAAATAGTCCCTCGCTCAGAAGATGTTGAGGTTCATGCTTTATTCAAAAATAATGAGCGCCATTGTTTTAAAGGAAACCGGCTCATCTTAGCCTCCGGCGCCATTGGCAATTCAAAATTACTTTTGCGTTCTGGGTTTAAAAAATCTTTGCCTGCTTTAGGAGAAAGTTTTTTCACCCATCCTCAATATATGGTCTTAGCCCTCTATGCCAAGCCCATCAACGCTCACAAAGGCCCCTTACAATCGGTTAAATCAAATGACCCGGGGTTTAGGCGAAAGGGGTTTAAACTTGAAAATGTGTTTGCCCCGCCGGTTGCCATTGCCATGCTATTGCCCGGCATTGAATCGCACCATCAATATTATATGAAAAACATCACTCGGCTTGCCTGCATTGAAGTGGCCGTGCGCGACACCCACCCTGGTAAAATCAAACTAAACCGAAAGGGCGAGGTCAAAATCTTTAAAACTTTAAATGGTGAAGACCAGCGACGCCGTGATGCGGGGCTCGAAACGATTCAAAATATTTTTGAAGCCACCGGCGCTCAAGAAATCATACGCGGGAAAATGCCCATTGGCCTGCATTTGATGGGAGGTTGCGGCATTGGCAGCAATGCCAAAACATCGGTGGTTAACCCTGATTTTCAATTACATGGCCATAAAAATATCTTTGCTGCCGACTCGAGTATCTTTCCTAATGCACCAGGCATCAACCCTTCATTAACGATCATGGCTCTCTCTAAATTAGCCGCTACCAGAATAGTAAGGAACCCATGA